A genomic window from Quercus lobata isolate SW786 chromosome 10, ValleyOak3.0 Primary Assembly, whole genome shotgun sequence includes:
- the LOC115962542 gene encoding U-box domain-containing protein 19-like, translating to MIQSFSRNDRRVLKLPAVHPCEGVSPQTLLSSLITLSSSICNYQSKFFATQRRNARETIREIGILRMFFEEIQDRSLTLSYSSVLCFSELHLTFQKIQFLFEDCTREGARLWMLMKSEFVTTQFRVLIREVATALDVMPLNLIDVGEEVKEFVELVAKQASKAKFELDPDDEQRARLVLSILNQFEKGIEPEFQAIKQVLDYLGIKRWSDCNNEVKFLEEQIGFQCSDSDEKEVPFLGSLVGFMNYCRAVVFEELDYRNANQMVNSETIGCLNPEDFRCPVSLELMIDPVTVSTGQTYDRCSIQKWLKAGNMLCPKTGKRLTNTELVPNTSLRKLIQQFCNDKGISLAKSRGQSHDITRTIAPASPVAAEAMRFLSKFLARKLVFGTSEQKNKAAYEIRLLAKSNIFNRSCLIEACTIPSLLNLLSLNNMSTQENAISALLKLSKHTIGKREIIENGGLRLILEVLKKGLSLEAKQTAAATLFYLSSVKEYRKLIGEEPEAIPGLVELIKEGTSCGKKNAVVAIFALLLSPKNSKRVLEAGTVPLLIDILASSDKAELVTDTLAVIASLAENAEGAVAILQTSSLPLITKTLQCSTSKAGKEYCISTLLSLCTNGGVEAVAVLAKDPSLMASLYANLTDGNSHSSKKARSLMKILHNFHETSTSELMASAVPHERSVHVW from the coding sequence ATGATTCAAAGTTTCAGTCGGAATGATCGCCGGGTTTTGAAGCTTCCGGCGGTTCACCCTTGTGAAGGTGTATCCCCACAGACGCTTTTGAGCTCTTTGATCACTCTCTCAAGCAGCATATGCAATTACCAATCCAAGTTCTTTGCTACACAGCGTCGAAATGCCAGAGAAACAATTCGTGAAATCGGGATTCTTCGTATGTTTTTCGAGGAAATTCAAGACCGGAGTTTAACATTATCTTATTCCAGTGTGCTCTGCTTCTCTGAGCTCCACCTTACATTCCAGAAAATTCAGTTCTTATTTGAAGATTGCACGCGGGAAGGCGCTCGGCTTTGGATGCTAATGAAGTCCGAATTTGTCACCACGCAATTCCGGGTGCTTATACGGGAGGTAGCAACAGCTCTTGATGTTATGCCGTTGAATTTGATCGATGTTGGTGAGGAAGTGAAGGAATTTGTTGAATTAGTAGCTAAGCAAGCGTCGAAGGCCAAGTTTGAGCTCGACCCAGATGACGAACAGAGAGCAAGACTAGTTCTTTCAATATTGAATCAGTTTGAGAAGGGAATTGAGCCAGAGTTTCAAGCTATAAAGCAGGTTCTTGATTATCTTGGTATTAAGAGATGGAGTGATTGCAACAACGAAGTCAAATTCTTGGAAGAACAAATTGGCTTCCAATGCTCTGACTCCGATGAGAAAGAGGTTCCATTTCTAGGCAGCTTGGTGGGGTTCATGAACTACTGCAGGGCAGTGGTGTTTGAAGAACTGGATTATCGAAACGCCAATCAAATGGTCAATTCGGAGACGATAGGTTGCTTGAATCCTGAGGACTTTCGGTGTCCAGTTTCGCTGGAGCTAATGATTGATCCAGTTACTGTATCGACTGGTCAGACTTATGATCGTTGTTCAATTCAGAAATGGCTCAAAGCTGGAAATATGCTCTGTCCCAAAACAGGGAAGAGGCTAACAAACACGGAGTTGGTCCCCAATACCTCACTCCGAAAGCTTATCCAGCAGTTCTGCAATGACAAAGGCATTTCGCTTGCCAAGTCAAGAGGCCAGAGTCATGACATAACAAGGACTATTGCACCGGCTAGTCCCGTGGCCGCGGAAGCTATGAGGTTCCTTTCTAAATTTCTTGCTAGAAAGCTGGTTTTTGGAACAAGTGAGCAGAAAAACAAGGCTGCTTATGAGATTCGTTTGCTTGCAAAATCGAACATTTTCAATCGATCTTGTTTGATAGAAGCCTGCACAATCCCGTCTTTACTAAACCTTTTGTCTTTGAACAACATGTCAACCCAGGAGAATGCTATTTCAGCCTTGTTGAAGCTCTCAAAGCATACTATTGGCAAGAGAGAGATAATTGAAAATGGGGGATTGAGACTAATTCTCGAGGTGCTTAAAAAAGGGCTGAGTTTAGAAGCGAAGCAGACAGCGGCTGCCACATTGTTTTACCTTTCTTCAGTGAAGGAGTACAGGAAATTGATCGGAGAAGAACCTGAGGCAATCCCAGGTTTAGTAGAGCTTATCAAGGAAGGGACTAGTTGCGGAAAAAAGAATGCTGTGGTTGCAATTTTTGCTCTTCTTTTATCACCCAAGAACAGTAAAAGAGTGCTTGAAGCTGGGACTGTTCCATTGCTGATTGATATTTTAGCTTCTTCAGACAAAGCCGAGCTTGTCACAGACACTTTAGCAGTTATTGCATCACTGGCTGAGAATGCTGAGGGTGCAGTGGCTATTCTTCAAACTTCTTCTTTGCCTCTAATCACTAAAACTTTGCAGTGTTCCACATCAAAGGCAGGGAAAGAGTATTGCATTTCAACTTTGCTATCGTTGTGTACCAATGGTGGAGTAGAGGCTGTTGCTGTTTTAGCCAAGGACCCTTCTCTAATGGCTTCTTTGTATGCAAATTTAACAGATGGAAACTCTCATTCAAGCAAGAAAGCTCGCTCACTCATGAAAATTCTGCATAATTTTCATGAGACAAGCACTTCTGAATTGATGGCTTCTGCAGTTCCACACGAACGATCTGTTCACGTTTGGTAG